One stretch of Cygnus olor isolate bCygOlo1 chromosome 1, bCygOlo1.pri.v2, whole genome shotgun sequence DNA includes these proteins:
- the MLC1 gene encoding membrane protein MLC1 isoform X3, with protein sequence MTREEGYREEFSYDRMPTLERGKQENGNYVPDIKSSDLQLSKRLHPCFIYRTWIFSLLMGTCLLITSGFSLYLGNIFPSEMDYLRCAAGSINFNLILLILLEIFMATTVIISARSTEDCCMRKKNTAYDSTIVTSNVSFPTRILKSYSVIEVIIGISSVFGGIIALNMDVLVSGPYLSVTFFWILVACFPSAIASHVAAEYPSKCLVEVLIAISSVTSPLLFTASGYLSFSIMQVVDIFKNYPPAVKQSYDVLLLLLMLMLLIQACLTIGTVIQCVNYKTKMKLQDLSWAESQVKKQEYRTTEVSNNTLKDFDKDKAWKAVVVQMAQ encoded by the exons ATGACCAGGGAAGAAGGTTACAGAGAAGAATTTAGCTATGACAGAATGCCGACTTTGGAGCGGGGAAAGCAAGAGAATGGAAATTATGTACCAGATATCAAATCCAGTGACCTTCAGCTATCAAAGCGGCTGCATCCTTGCTTTATTTACAGAACATGGATCTTTTCTTTACTGATGGGC ACTTGCCTCCTTATTACTTCTGGATTTTCACTGTatctgggaaatatttttccatctgaaatggATTATTTACGTTGTGCAGCAGGTTCA ATAAATTTCAACTTGATTCTGCTTATTCTGCTGGAAATCTTCATGGCAACTACCGTGATCATTTCAGCTAGATCTACTGAAGACTGCTGTATGCGAAAGAAA AATACTGCATATGACAGTACCATTGTTACAAGCAATGTCAGCTTTCCTACTCGAATTCTGAAGTCATACTCA GTAATTGAGGTGATTATTGGAATTTCATCAGTATTTGGTGGCATAATTGCTTTGAATATGGATGTTCTAGTCTCAGGTCCATATCTTTCGGTAACATTCTTTTGGATCTTAGTTGCT TGCTTTCCAAGTGCCATTGCAAGTCACGTGGCTGCTGAATATCCAAGTAAATGTCTG gTTGAGGTTCTGATTGCCATTAGCAGTGTCACCTCTCCATTGTTGTTCACAGCTTCTGGATACTTATCCTTCAGTATCATGCAAGTTGTagacatctttaaaaattatccACCTGCTGttaaa CAATCTTATGATGTACTACTGTTGCTTCTGATGTTGATGCTGCTAATTCAGGCATGCCTTACTATTGGAACTGTAATACAGTGTGTAAATtacaagacaaaaatgaaacttcaaGATTTGTCCTGGGCAGAGTCACAGGTTAAAAAACAAGAATACAGAACAACAGAG gTTTCCAATAATACGTTAAAGGATTTTGACAAAGACAAAGCTTGGAAAGCAGTTGTGGTGCAGATGGCTCAGTAG
- the MLC1 gene encoding membrane protein MLC1 isoform X2 — MTREEGYREEFSYDRMPTLERGKQENGNYVPDIKSSDLQLSKRLHPCFIYRTWIFSLLMGTCLLITSGFSLYLGNIFPSEMDYLRCAAGSILFVSTFAVTTTCLIWFGCKLVLNPSAININFNLILLILLEIFMATTVIISARSTEDCCMRKKNTAYDSTIVTSNVSFPTRILKSYSVIEVIIGISSVFGGIIALNMDVLVSGPYLSVTFFWILVACFPSAIASHVAAEYPSKCLVEVLIAISSVTSPLLFTASGYLSFSIMQVVDIFKNYPPAVKQSYDVLLLLLMLMLLIQACLTIGTVIQCVNYKTKMKLQDLSWAESQVKKQEYRTTEVSNNTLKDFDKDKAWKAVVVQMAQ; from the exons ATGACCAGGGAAGAAGGTTACAGAGAAGAATTTAGCTATGACAGAATGCCGACTTTGGAGCGGGGAAAGCAAGAGAATGGAAATTATGTACCAGATATCAAATCCAGTGACCTTCAGCTATCAAAGCGGCTGCATCCTTGCTTTATTTACAGAACATGGATCTTTTCTTTACTGATGGGC ACTTGCCTCCTTATTACTTCTGGATTTTCACTGTatctgggaaatatttttccatctgaaatggATTATTTACGTTGTGCAGCAGGTTCA ATTCTGTTTGTCTCTACATTTGCGGTTACAACAACATGTTTAATTTGGTTTGGATGCAAACTTGTCCTAAATCCATCAGCTATAAAT ATAAATTTCAACTTGATTCTGCTTATTCTGCTGGAAATCTTCATGGCAACTACCGTGATCATTTCAGCTAGATCTACTGAAGACTGCTGTATGCGAAAGAAA AATACTGCATATGACAGTACCATTGTTACAAGCAATGTCAGCTTTCCTACTCGAATTCTGAAGTCATACTCA GTAATTGAGGTGATTATTGGAATTTCATCAGTATTTGGTGGCATAATTGCTTTGAATATGGATGTTCTAGTCTCAGGTCCATATCTTTCGGTAACATTCTTTTGGATCTTAGTTGCT TGCTTTCCAAGTGCCATTGCAAGTCACGTGGCTGCTGAATATCCAAGTAAATGTCTG gTTGAGGTTCTGATTGCCATTAGCAGTGTCACCTCTCCATTGTTGTTCACAGCTTCTGGATACTTATCCTTCAGTATCATGCAAGTTGTagacatctttaaaaattatccACCTGCTGttaaa CAATCTTATGATGTACTACTGTTGCTTCTGATGTTGATGCTGCTAATTCAGGCATGCCTTACTATTGGAACTGTAATACAGTGTGTAAATtacaagacaaaaatgaaacttcaaGATTTGTCCTGGGCAGAGTCACAGGTTAAAAAACAAGAATACAGAACAACAGAG gTTTCCAATAATACGTTAAAGGATTTTGACAAAGACAAAGCTTGGAAAGCAGTTGTGGTGCAGATGGCTCAGTAG
- the MLC1 gene encoding membrane protein MLC1 isoform X1, with product MTREEGYREEFSYDRMPTLERGKQENGNYVPDIKSSDLQLSKRLHPCFIYRTWIFSLLMGTCLLITSGFSLYLGNIFPSEMDYLRCAAGSCIPSAVVSFAIARNKINVIPNFQILFVSTFAVTTTCLIWFGCKLVLNPSAININFNLILLILLEIFMATTVIISARSTEDCCMRKKNTAYDSTIVTSNVSFPTRILKSYSVIEVIIGISSVFGGIIALNMDVLVSGPYLSVTFFWILVACFPSAIASHVAAEYPSKCLVEVLIAISSVTSPLLFTASGYLSFSIMQVVDIFKNYPPAVKQSYDVLLLLLMLMLLIQACLTIGTVIQCVNYKTKMKLQDLSWAESQVKKQEYRTTEVSNNTLKDFDKDKAWKAVVVQMAQ from the exons ATGACCAGGGAAGAAGGTTACAGAGAAGAATTTAGCTATGACAGAATGCCGACTTTGGAGCGGGGAAAGCAAGAGAATGGAAATTATGTACCAGATATCAAATCCAGTGACCTTCAGCTATCAAAGCGGCTGCATCCTTGCTTTATTTACAGAACATGGATCTTTTCTTTACTGATGGGC ACTTGCCTCCTTATTACTTCTGGATTTTCACTGTatctgggaaatatttttccatctgaaatggATTATTTACGTTGTGCAGCAGGTTCA TGTATTCCTTCAGCAGTTGTGAGCTTTGCTATAGCaaggaataaaattaatgtG ATACCCAATTTTCAGATTCTGTTTGTCTCTACATTTGCGGTTACAACAACATGTTTAATTTGGTTTGGATGCAAACTTGTCCTAAATCCATCAGCTATAAAT ATAAATTTCAACTTGATTCTGCTTATTCTGCTGGAAATCTTCATGGCAACTACCGTGATCATTTCAGCTAGATCTACTGAAGACTGCTGTATGCGAAAGAAA AATACTGCATATGACAGTACCATTGTTACAAGCAATGTCAGCTTTCCTACTCGAATTCTGAAGTCATACTCA GTAATTGAGGTGATTATTGGAATTTCATCAGTATTTGGTGGCATAATTGCTTTGAATATGGATGTTCTAGTCTCAGGTCCATATCTTTCGGTAACATTCTTTTGGATCTTAGTTGCT TGCTTTCCAAGTGCCATTGCAAGTCACGTGGCTGCTGAATATCCAAGTAAATGTCTG gTTGAGGTTCTGATTGCCATTAGCAGTGTCACCTCTCCATTGTTGTTCACAGCTTCTGGATACTTATCCTTCAGTATCATGCAAGTTGTagacatctttaaaaattatccACCTGCTGttaaa CAATCTTATGATGTACTACTGTTGCTTCTGATGTTGATGCTGCTAATTCAGGCATGCCTTACTATTGGAACTGTAATACAGTGTGTAAATtacaagacaaaaatgaaacttcaaGATTTGTCCTGGGCAGAGTCACAGGTTAAAAAACAAGAATACAGAACAACAGAG gTTTCCAATAATACGTTAAAGGATTTTGACAAAGACAAAGCTTGGAAAGCAGTTGTGGTGCAGATGGCTCAGTAG